DNA sequence from the Salminus brasiliensis chromosome 3, fSalBra1.hap2, whole genome shotgun sequence genome:
tttaattattataaattagcTTTTCATCACTGTTTAGATTAATAAACAATGCAAATCAGGTGCTTAAACTTCATGATGATTTAAGGGCAGGCAATAATTAATGTGCACAATAACCATTGTTCCTTGTTAAATATGTTGAGAgtgaggagaaaaaaaggaaggtcTGATTCTTAATCTGAACCGTACCACATAGTCTGTCAAAGTAGTGAAGGAAGGGGAGGGGATAAGATGTGTTATGACACCGGCTCTGGTAAACAGACACGACAGGAAATAATAGTATCCACTAGGGGCGTTAATACAAACATTTATCAGTACCAAAATATCTGTCAGGAattcagctagctagctagttcatTATTTCAGAAACTAACTAATACAAAATGACCAGTCTTTGGATGGGAAATGTAAGTTTCTTTCAAACCATTTCCCGCGGTATACTGCTATATTATGTAGCTATGTATATACGAAGTTCAAGTTATTTGGCGCTACATTACGTTTTAAAAGTGGAGTGCAAACTTCGACAAAGAAGCCAaccaaggctttctaataacattcattgTGCAGAGCgtgttacttttatttaatCCGATAATTTGAAATTGTACATGCATCTAAATGATGTTTATTGTGAACAGTTGTTATGCTGTTTTGTTAGCTGGAGTCTTACATGGATGAGGATTTCATTTGCCGCGCGTTTGCTGTGATGGGAGAAGCAGTAATGAGAGTGAGAATAATTCGCAATAAAATTACCGGGTAAGACGTCAATTGCCTCCCAGCCTCTTAGAGAAACTCCGATGCATAATGGCGTCTGTGGACGACCATCTACATGAACTGAAAAGAGAGCTAGCTAAACACAAATAAAGGCATAATTATATTAACCCCTCTCAACTCGACAGCGATAGTAATGATAatgatattaatgctattaataATAACTACATATACGTATAAAAGGACGAGGTTACTATGCAAGTTGGTTGTGCAGGGATCCTGCTGGGTACTGTTTTGTGGAATTTGCTGATGAGGCCACAGCTGAAAGATGTCTCCGCAGAGTGAATGGAAAACCCTTACCTGGGGCTGCTATGGTAAAATCAGACATCTTATAACCACAGTTGGCCAGAATACTTAGAAACAGTTAGTGATGGCTGAGTATGCATTCTGTTACTCATACATTAGTACACATCTTGATTAGGCACATAagagaaacattgctgtgtcCTTTGTACTTTCTGGTTGATATCAGTGTAAATTATCCcttaacataaaaaaactacAGTTAAGCTTGGGCAATatggtttaaatattttttttatctacaGTATTCTACTGTGACGATTTCCATAAAATGCTCAGAAAAGTGTATTGCAATGTAATTTATCACAGTAACAGTAATCATAATGCCTAGCACCACTTATTTTAATGAAGTTCTGATtaaatttctttatttattattatattattgtgaAAGTCCCCTGCAGCTCCCACAATCCTATGAGCAGGTCTGCTAATCAAAAATGAGTCACTTTTTGGTAAATTCACCAGGGTACATGTTTAAAAAGATGTATTTTGGCACTGTAGAACAACAAACTTTATTACAGTCGAAATAATCACTATCCTGAACaagtttaatattttttaaaaccttGAAAAGTAGATGTCAACATGTTACctgctctctctacctttcATTCTGGCCTCTCTCCAGTTAAACGGCTTATAAGCAAGTAGGTTAAAGTGTTAACTATGTTCTGAATTCTGTTTTCAAAATGTGACATATACTTAGTATATTTGGAATATGTATTTCCAAAAacgttttatgttttattacatACAAACCTTGCAAATAATGTGCATCTTACAATATGTAAGATATCTTGAACAGCTTTATTTGTACTCTTTATAGCCAAAAAGGTTCAAGTTGAATCGGGCCACATATGGAAGACAGGACGAAAACAGGTGAGAGGTGTTGAGAGGTTTGTAACTTTTGTGTCAAAAGGATGTGTTGTTTATATTCACATGTGGCTTTGCAGAACACACATAGGACAGTTTGTGTAATTGAACAGAAGATTTACCTTAAATATGGTCAGTGCATCTTCTTATTGGCAGTACTGATTTCATTTTCTTGTCTCCTGCAGTCCCACCTTCTCTCTTTTCGTGTCAGATCTCACGCCGGATGTGGATGATGGAATGCTGTATGAGTTCTTTTGCAATCACTTTCCTTCCTGCTGTGTGGGGAAAATAGTGCTGGACAGTAAAGGCTACTCAAAGTGAGGCAAATGGCTTAAACGCTAATTTCCTTTCTTTTTGGATCTTTTTGGATTATTGatctatttatttaatattgttatAGAAGCATATACCTACTTATAGCAATTTTTGAATGAAGTCTGTACCTATAGTATTTTGAGCTTTAATGTTTTAAGCTTGGCTTGACCCATCATTCAGAATGCATAAGAAATTAGCTTGCAGACCAATTTGAGGTTTTTGTCTGAAGTCACAGGATCAATATTATACATACAAGTTAGTCATACACTTGTTACACCAACACTTGTTAGTCATAAATATGTTTCTGGCAGAAaactggttggatatttgatgACTCTTCTTGGCAGAACTGAAAGAGTTCTGCCTAATAAAGAGAAATATGTTGCCTTCCTGCTTAACATTTGATTATGTTTTTGGGGTTTAAAGGCCTCACATTTAGTACTCCAAACATTTGTCTCATCTGCAAATAAAACCTGGACTGTTGGCACAAGGCAGGTTGAGTGTTTGGATTCAAGCTGTTGGTGCCACATTTAGCCCCTGTGATCTGTGTGCCTGTTTTGACACACATGTCCAGTTTTGCAAAGCCTTTGCCATAAATTGCACTATTGTGAGAGAGTAACTAACTGTAGAGACTGTTTTGGTGAAAATCCCAAGAGATCAACAAACCTAAACACCAATCATGCTACACTGAATCCACATTTTCCCTCTATCCTGATGGTTAATGTAAACCTTACCTGAACATTCTGGCTCATATCTGCATTACTTTATGCACTACAATGCTGCCAGTAGATAaaataattgcatgaatgagtaggtgtagaGGTCTTCCTAAAGTTGCTGAGTGAGTGTGTTCTGCCCTACATTTGTTCTGCCCTAAAAAAtaagtttaaaagtttaaagaaatTATGAAAGCCCAATATTACCATGGCATTTATGTCTGTTATGAGtgctttttgccttttttttctttaacataGCTCTGAATAAGAATCATGTCTTATTattagttgttattattattattattattattatttcttcacATTTAGAATAGCAGATGtggttatttatgtattaactTTGGGAGTACTGGAAATGTTCTAGTGTGTTTCATGTGTTCATTTGGTTCACACAGGACCCATTATTTTATGGGTCTATGCTACGCAAGATTTGTTTTAACTTGGTTAGTAACTTTATTAACATCTTGTAATGAGAGGTATTAATGTCTTAAGACAGCTAGGGTAACATTCTTAagcaaaaagtttttttttgtttgtttttgtttttttacagtgaatgCTAAAATTTTAATGatgttgtaatgtaatatttactGTTGTGACTGGTTTCAGATGTTGTGGCTTTGTGAGCTTTACCAGTCAGAGAGAGCAGACGCGGGCCTTGGCAGAGTTTCAGGGTGCTGTTGGACTCGGGAAGAAGCCCTTGCGTCTCAACTTGGCCACTAGCAAACCGTATGTTAGTCTTGTTGTTTAATGGATAATTGAAGACTGTTTGCAGGACTTGTGCTTTACTTTACATTCTTTATAACGGTTTCAGTTCTGAAACTCTTCTCATAGACTTCAGATAGTAAAAAACATTGACAGATACATGAGACATATACTGTTGAAGTGTGGAATGATTTCCGTTGCCATTTAGCGAATCTTAATGCCAGAGCACACAAGAAACATTTGGGTTGTGTGCCATACGTGTGTGTGAATGCTGGAAGAATCACGAATGTCTATGCTTTATTAAGGTTATGTGCTCTGGCGTTTCAAGATACTGTTAATGCACTAATACGAGTTGTGAGCTGGTGCTAATAACCAATGTTTTCAATGTGCACAATTGGCAGTGTTGTTTCAAAAAGGTTTATTGAATGTAGAAATGTGGAATTTACCTGGATTATCATGACAAAGTAATATACCATTTTTTGATGGGGTTGTAattgcagtaaaatgaataacaaGCTGATTTTAAGCACCGTATTGGTAGACAAGAAAACCTCTGTGTTCTTTCTAGGAATAATAAACAGCAGACAAAGGATCAGACCAGAGCCTTGAATGTGCGAAACCAGCATTTCTATATTTGCCAGTTCTATGTCAATCAGTATTCCAACTACTACGCTGGTTATTATCAGAGTGCAGCAGACTATGATCCTTACGCAAACGTCTCTCAGGACTCAGTACAGGTACACTACTCTACTTGAGCCATTTCAATTAAAtgctatttctttttttcatgtaGTACTCTCCAGACACTAATTGACTTGTTATATTGCTGTTGTCACTTTCTTAAttgtttaatgtatttaattagtTCTGAATGGAAACTTATTAGCCAGTGTGACTAATatataaactc
Encoded proteins:
- the trnau1apa gene encoding tRNA selenocysteine 1-associated protein 1, translating into MTSLWMGNLESYMDEDFICRAFAVMGEAVMRVRIIRNKITGDPAGYCFVEFADEATAERCLRRVNGKPLPGAAMPKRFKLNRATYGRQDENSPTFSLFVSDLTPDVDDGMLYEFFCNHFPSCCVGKIVLDSKGYSKCCGFVSFTSQREQTRALAEFQGAVGLGKKPLRLNLATSKPNNKQQTKDQTRALNVRNQHFYICQFYVNQYSNYYAGYYQSAADYDPYANVSQDSVQSYEEMEDSELEYPDLQLNVVESNRTFIENSEELYDALISCFCQPPEAWDGITCSVMCCLPEPAFEYEKWQ